The Desulfatiglans sp. DNA window AGGGCGTGCCGGTTACCATCATGGAGATAGGTATGTTTCCCATGATGCAGGAAGAGCTGCCAAGGATATCTTTTGCCCTTTTAATATCTGTCTGGTCAAAATGCCAGATTACTGATGCCTTTGGCAGATCCTTTACAATCTCAAGCCGTGAGTTATAAGCACCCTCAGCAAAAAGTACAGGCACAACCCCCTCGGCTACCAGCCCTTCGACCACCTTTTTAAGATAGGGCCAGTAGAATTTCAGGAACTGCTTTTCGGACATGAAACTGTCTGCACCGCGATGAAGCGGCATATACATGCATGGTATTCCTGTTATATCCGCTGTTTCAACTATTGAGCGGATGGCATTGGGCATCTCTCTTTCAATGTATTCAATGAGCTTTTCAGGTTGCCGGAACATATCATTGATTGTACCCACAGTGCCCCTCAGTGAGGCCCCGATGGTATCAATAGGTACACCACCTCTCGCTAAAACATAGAATGTGGGAAGCCCCATTGCCTTACCTGTCATATCCACCTCACTAAGGACCTTTCCCCACTCCCTCTCATGTTCACCAGCCTTGTTGAAAACAGCAAATACCGATTGTATCTCAGGGTCGGCAAATGCCCCGAAGCCCGAGCCAAAAGAGCCGATAGACTGGATGGGTGGTAGCTTTTCAAGTGGCTTGGCTATCTCGCATGCGCGGGGGAGATATGTGCGCAGGTGAAAATCAGATGGGTTTTCCATAAACCGGTCCCATTCATTTGCCTTTAAAAGCTCAAGTTCCACATACTGGGGAGAACAGTTATCAGGGAGCCCGTTACCAGCCCATTTGTATGACCTTGGTCTTACCATATCCCATATATAACCGTTCCTGACATTGGGTGTGGGCAGAGAGTCCTGCTCTACCTCATTCATATATCTGGTCCAGGCGTTTTTCAGTTTTTCAGGCGAATACATCACATCCTTTACAGTATATCCTGAAAAGCGGGCAGGTGCATGCCCTGTACCGCAATAAGAGGGCACCCTGTCAGGCTCTTTTAATTTTATGGCATCAATAATCCTTTGTACTCTTTCTTTATAAAGCTTTTCAGCATCAAGGGTGATAAATTTGATATCCGCGGGAGAAAGCCAGCGTTTGAATCTTTTCTCCCGTTTCTCATCAGGGGACAAATCGGGCCACTTTTTTTCCATGTAATACCCTCCTGTGTAGAAAAATAAAGGAGGCCCTGAATTAAGGGCCTCCTTTTTATTTAAAATTTGAAATTTGAAATCTGAAATTTGAAATCTGATATCCTGAATTTTGAATCCTACACCTGTTCCAGCACCATTGCAATGCCCTGACCGCCGCCTATGCAGAGGCTTCCAATGCCAAGTGCATCGCCTTTTCTATTCATCTGGCTGATGAGCGAAACAAGGAGCCTTGCACCTGATGCGCCTATTGGATGCCCTATTGAGATACCGCTTCCAACAAGGTTTACCTTTGCAGGGTCACATTTGAGTTCTCTCATGCAGCCTATTGCCTGTGCTGCAAATGCCTCGTTAAGCTCTATTGTGCCGAAGTCATTGATGGATAATTTTTCTTTGGCCATTATCTTTCTTACTGCCGGTACAGGGCCAAGGCCCATATAAGCCGGGTCTATACCTGCTGTTGCATATGATTTAATCTTAACAAGCGGTTTAAGCCCTAACTCTTTTGCTTT harbors:
- a CDS encoding acetyl-CoA C-acyltransferase yields the protein GGLFKDEIVPIMIPQKKGDPIAFATDERPMETNAEKMAKLKPAFKKDGTITAGNASGINDAAAAMLVMSADKAKELGLKPLVKIKSYATAGIDPAYMGLGPVPAVRKIMAKEKLSINDFGTIELNEAFAAQAIGCMRELKCDPAKVNLVGSGISIGHPIGASGARLLVSLISQMNRKGDALGIGSLCIGGGQGIAMVLEQV